The segment TCACATGCTGTTCACTAGAAGAAAAGTAGAGTCAGACTCACGGTACTAGCATGAAAATGGTATCAAATACTGTTTGAAAGTCAGGAAACTCAACCAACATTCCATTTTTATACAGTTGATTTTTCTTCCCAGTAAAAAAACACCCCTTTCTTTCTCAGAGCAACTGGAGTGATTCTTAGAACCAAGTATTGGCTATATCATTTCCAGATACACTTGTGAAGTATCAAAAAGGGGGAAGTTTAGGAGAGATCCTGTATGGAAAGGGGAGTGCCATTTCCTGCTATTCAAGCACTTCAgtcagctgcactgctggagatgCACAGGCAACACATTTTACAGGCAGTGCTGACACAGTTTTTAAAAGAGCTTTCCTTCTGGCTTGCATGAGCAGCTTTAAGGAAGGCCTTCCCTCCTCCGTCCATCCTCTCACTCGTCCTGCTGCCTGtgaccatccctggaagcacaGTTTGTCCATGATCCCCTCTTTTAGCACAAGGCCTCCCCCCCAGGGAGCTGTTAGCCACCTACCATACCTTAGGGAGTACTTGGCTCCGATCAGCAATGTCTATATAAATGGCTTCTACATTCTTCCATACCTCTGGCTCCAGTTTATGCACCTGCAGGGAAACAACACCACTCAAGGAGCTGCTTCAGAGACAGAACACTCCCAGCCTAAGAAAATATAAAGCCAGATGGAAATGCAGACACCCAGTGCTCTCCTTCCCACCTACAGGTAAACACACAATGGGAGAGTTTCTAAAGAAGCAAAGGTGCTCACACAGAGCAAGTGTTTGGGGGTCATTTTATTCAGTTTGTGTGAGAAGCCAACAGAAGGGAGTCTGCCTTGGTAGTGAGACAAACATTTGAAATGCAGAAACATGGTGAATAGATACCTCCACACAGCACTTCTCTAACCCAGCACAGAAAGAAGCACTGTGACATTAAAGAGATGAGTAAAACACATGACACAAGTACTCACATTCTCTTGTGTTCCAAGATCTGATTTATGCCAGGTTTCAATTTTGATCAGGAAGTCATCCTTCATATACTCATTCTGTCATCAAAATAAAGCTTCTTGTTATTCTAGGACATATAATTATATAAGACAAATATATAATTTGTCTTCTTATTACACAGATAAGCATTAGGAGAGTCAACTCAAAGAACTAATTCAAAGAATGAACTTTCCATTTGACTGGAATCCAACTTAGagaatttcagaattatttgtAACCAGATTATCGCTTTCAGCAAAATTGATTGATCATTAATTACTTAGGATTAAATAAACCACAAGCTGTTCACAAAAAACCCATCAATTCTATTGTTTTAGTGACACATTTGGAGTTTataaacagctttttctttaaaggaCAATATCTGCCACTCTATTTAGAGTTTAGAAGGGGTAACATAAGTTAGCTAGGCAGAAACTGTCTTTCCACAGAGATTACTGAGCTAGCACTGAGTACATATTTTGATGCAACTCTTCAAATTAATAACAATATTAAAGTGATGTGCTGAGAGCTTTTGACACTGAAAGGGAAGGGACAAGAAGCACAGTTCTGCCAAGTAAGCAAAAAACTTTCCATTTCTCACTATTACTGTGAGTAGCAAAGGACTCTCAAAGGTAACCCTATCCTCCCTCAGGGGAGCAGAATCAAAAGAACAAGCCAGTGAAACACTCAGCATGTAGAAAGGAAATACCAAATTCAGAAGAGATTAATCAAGGGGACAGCACGGCAGGAGCTAACTGGCTTTTACTCAGTTTACCCAAGCAAGGGCTTGCTCCCATTTGTAAAGCTGAGCTTTGCTGAGCACAGACAGATCTCTGTCCATGGTCACACGGATACACCACACTTGGTAAGGGCAGTTAATCTATGTGATCTTACAATGATAAAAGCTAAAGTGCCTTTAGCTCAAGTTACAGAGCTTCTTCTACCCAGAACACTTAATTTTAGTCATTATTCCACAGATTATCAGTAAAAGCAATACTTACTGTAATAACTGCTCCAAGAAATCAACACATGGAAAGAAAGAGACACAGTACTTTAGTGAGAAAAGACTGTACAGCAACAACTGCCCTCCTCCCACTCTCAGCCAAATAGGACAGCTCCAGCTTCCCAGGTACCTCTGAGGGAAAAGACATGGAAGTTGATAAAACCCAGTTAAATTCACCCCTTCTCCTCTGGAAATTCTCAGACTCGGAGAAACCCAGAGGAGCAGCAATTAATTATGCACTGCCACTTATGTTCCCTGgcctgctgccagctggatgAGAAGGTGGAATAAGTATGTTCAGCTGACAGCATTTTACCAATCCTTTCTCAGCTTGCAGATAAGGAGCCTCTCCATAGTTCCAAAGGAAACCCATGCTGGATTCCAGGCCAgtgcagccctgcctggagtAACCAGACCCTCTGCATCTCTGCTGCTTGTGGTAACTGAACTCCCTGGACACCGAGGCTCAATTATTCAACACAGAAAAGCAATTAAAGATCCTGTAACAGTCAGCATCTTCTCTACCTGAGCAATTCTACTCAAGCAGAAGGAAGTCTGAAGCTGGAGGTGAAGTTCTCTGGTCTGTTCTGAAGTCTGACATCAGGGCTTGATTAAGAAGCAATTTAGTTTTAAAGGTATTGTAACAATTTTTGAGTTTCCAACCCAGCATCCTGCAGACAGTTACCATCCCAAATCACCTCTCATGCACATCCAGCTGCCTTAATTACCCACTGCTGGGCTTGGACTGTTCTAAACCCCTAGCAtgtgaaaattgctttttacaGCAATTTTACAGAAAGCCAGTCATTTAGACTGGCATGTTGGGCTGGAGGAAGAGAACACAAAAGCAGAGCTAAGGCTAATTTTTCAAAGGCTGAACTTCACCTCAAAGaacatttcattatttctgCAAGAAggaagtggggttttttccctcctagTCCAACAAAATACTGAATAAACCAGCAATAATTATAAACCAGGGCCTTCCCACTTTGCCATGACTGTGTGCTGTGACTGTGCAGCTGCCTCAAAACAGGTTTCTTCACCTCCTTAACTTCTTCCCTGTGGGGAAGACTCCTCATTTGTTAAGAAACAAATTAATCTCTTCAGAAATGGCCGCTGAAACTTCAATGCTCAGCTTGCTACAAATTAGGACCTGCTTCTTGAGGCATTACAGCAGCAACTCTTACATGTCTCAACTGCAGTTATAACTTCTCAGTTTCCTGACATTTGGCCACAAGCCATGGTTACACTCAGAGTGGAACACACATCAAATTGCTtttctaaaaacatttaagCAACATTAATATTTAAGTCAGACTGCAGAGAAGAACACTGTTCCCCTTGGCACCAGCCCACAGGTACAACTTAGACAAGCCTCACTTCATTTTTACTGCAGAAGTTGTGAAAACATACAATAACAAGCACCTCACTTACAGTTTATACTCTCAAAGGAACTAAGCAAGGCTTCCATTCAAAGTACATAAAACCAACATAGTACAAGGAAGTGTGCAGAACTGCAGAAAGTTGTAAGCTAAGCGTTTTAATTCTCTCAATCTCCAGTACTACTTTGATAATGGCCCATAATATGTATATTAATTGAGCTTCTCAGAGGAGATATAGGGAAATGTAAGAAAGATGCAGacatataattaaaaaaagaagacgAGGCACAATTAAGTGAAAGCACTGCTTTATTCCAGTTTAGAAGGCTCTGTGAACATGCAAGCCATGCTCCAGGGACAGCACAGCAACACCACCTCGGACAGGAGGGCACGGGCAgaagcaccagcagctcccacactCAGGTTTAGTTCCTAGCGGGTCTCTGGCTCTTAAATTTCAGATTCTAGTGAGAGGGCTGAAAGCCTGGCTGCTGTAAGCCAGCACAGCATTTTCTGCTGCCCAAAGATTCACAGCAGGGCATCCAAGTCTCCCCATATCCAACCAAAACACCTGAGCACATCCAAAGGAAAATGGTAATGCCCAAGGCAGCCCCACAACACATCCATGGGTTCTCTCTCACATCCATGGGTTTTCTCTCTCATATCCATGGGTTCCCACATCCAAGAGTCCTCATATCCAAGGGTACCCACATCCACGGGTTCTTTTTCACATCCATGGGTTCCCACATCCACGGGTTCTCTCTCACATCCACGGGTTCTTTCTCGCATCCACGGGTTCTCTCTCGCATCCACGGGTTCTCTCTTGCATCCACGGGTTCTCTCTCGCATCCATGGGTTCCCACATCCACGGGTCCTCTCTCTCACATCCACGGGTTCCCACATCCATGGGTTCTCTCTCTCACATCCAAGGGTTCTCTCTCTCACATCCAAGGGTTCCCACATCCACAGGTTCTCTCTCACATCCAAGGGTTCTCTCTCTCACATCCAAGGGTTCCCACATCCACGGGTTCTCTCTCACATCCACGGGTTCTGTCTCTCACATCCAAGGGTTCTCTCTCTCACATCCAAGGGTTCTCTCTCTCACATCCAAGGGTTCTCTCTCTCACATCCAAGGGTTCCCACATCCACAGGTTCTCTCTCACATCCATGGGTTCTCCCTTCCTGCCCAATCCCAGCCAAAGGAAGGTTTCAGCAACTTTTCCAAGCTCCTCTTGCTTCATGTCAGGCTGGCAGATTCTCTAAACAGATTTATCAGCCTCCGCATCAAAACTGCCTTCTGCTCCAACCCCCACAACAAAGCACTTTTTATCTCATATTATGTTGCTGTTTATTGCagctgagggttttttttttggctttgttaTCATTACTAGCAtattaaaatctgaaatttgaCTGTGTTGAAAAGTCTTGTATTTGATTTTAGTATCCTATTCTTCAGTagcattttttttgtgtgtaacTGAAGGATAAGCAGCTTAAGAATAACAAAAGAAGTAACTCCATACCTTTGTTTTAGAAATTggtggagaaggaaaagaggaggtGGAGGATACAGCCAGGCATTTAAATCAGCTCAGTGGGCTTAACATGGAAATAAACTAGACATTTACTAACTAATTTAAGTAACATGCAGCAAGAAAACTGCACAAAGCTTAAAAAGGTTGTGAACAACTTTGTTTCCACATCTTCTGTGAGACATTAAAAATTTATTCTAAAGTTGATAACAGTATCTGaattttgtatttgaaatatcCATTCCACTAGACTGCTGCATGTAATTTCACAGACTGAAGTAACACTATCCTCTCCCACTGCAgagctttttccttcttttaaaacacttcatctaaaattcatttaaataaattgtCAAAAAAGGGAGTTTTTATATATTGAGTTTCAAGAACAGTTGGAATTTTTAAGTCTTTCATTCCCATAGCAACTGTACCACTACCAACTAGCAGAAAATGTATCCTTCAGAGATACAAACAGTTCAAAATGCTGCCAAAAACACTACATAAGTTTGGAGGCAAAGTCAAATTTTCCGTTTACAGCAGTGAAAACCAGAGAAGCTGTAGTGGTTAAACACCGTGTCTGGTAACTTCAGTAAGTAAATACTAACCACTCCTGTAGAAAATAGGTATGACATTATTTCAGCACTTTACACAGCTCCCAGAGCCTCACCCCTGCCTTTACAGACAGATTCACTTCAACTGCAGCATTCTCTGTTCAACCCTCACTGACATCAGATCCTGCAAGTGAGCAAATACCCATCACTTAACACTTGTTCCCTTCACCCGCACTAAGCAAGAGGCACCTGAGATCTGCCTTGTTCCCCTCTTTCTTCCACTTCCACTTTCCAACCATGCTCCACTTTTTCCACCTGGCTATGCTACACTTGAGCACACAAAATCACCCCTCATGTATTTATTTCATCAGTGTTACACAGCTATTCCTTTAGGAAGACTAACATATTTCTTGGGCTGTTCTTTTCCTGTCATAGAGGAAGGTCACTCATTAGCAGCACATCAGACAAAGGCAGTTCTTTTAACTCCTCAACattgtattttgcttttcctggctACACAAAGGGCTTAGAGAACAGAAATGCAAGATTTGAGAGCTGAAAGGGCTTCTCTACTGGTTGCATCTTCCCTTATACCCTCCCCTACCTTTTTTCCCTCCGCCCCCCGTAAACAAAAAGGGAGAATCCAGAGTCCTTCCTCAGGCACTCACCAGTTCTGCAGTAGGGGTAGGCATTCCATGCTTTTTCATGTATATTCAGAGCTCCTTCAGGGGCCAGCATTCTCACAAATGTTGGCACTTTGCTGCAGAATTTGGAAATAGGAAGAGAGGCATTAATAAAGACTACATGTAAAGAGAACTGAGACAGGCAGAACATCACCTGGAATGCAAACACTAGAGATTCGCACAGTTCTGGAATTGGTAGGACTCTCCCCAACCCCATTATGATGTTTTCCAGAAATGCTAAATCAGACATGTTAATATAAATCCTCTTTACATAATGAAAgataaaacaaatggaaaaaaactaGGCTGAAAGCAGGTGGAAATCTAGGAGATGTTTTGTTCTTTAGCCAAATTCAACTACGAAAATACTGGGTGGCAGGAACAGACTTGCTTTGCAAAGCTCAAAGCCAGATTTTCTTGGGACAACAGCCACTTTTACAGGGGAGGGTGGGTGTCCCAGTGATGCTCACTGCCAGGTGCTGTTATGCTCCTGTTCTCCATCTTTCAGCCTTTACATAATCTGTGATTTACAGTTGCTGCAACCCCTCTGGTTCCTCTTGCCCAACTCTGGGAATGAATTGGTTCCCATACCTCTGTAAGTGGTAGATCTTGTGTGTGTACTGCCCACGCTCTCCATCTCTCTCGTAGGGTTCATTCACCAGGACTTCCACTCCTTCACCTCCAccagtttcatttttactgGCTTCTGCCACAGAATACAGCTGCCCTACTTGATACTGGAGAAGTTAAAGACACATTACTACCATGGCTATAATTCAGCTGAAGTAATAACTTTGCCAGAAGAAGCCAAGGACAAATTTATTACCcggggagagggcagagaaaaGGACATCCACCTGTATGGGCAGATAagcagctcatttaatttcatttgagATGGAAAGCTTGAGTGGTAGTTAGGAGGAAAGCACTGCCAGTAAGACACTTACCTTTAACCCTTCAATCTCAAGCTCCAAACCAACACAGAACCAGGAGAAAGTAGGAAAGATGAAAGGAGCATCAGAAAGTAAGAAAACACAGATGACCTCAGGGATACTGTAGCAAAATCCATTGGGCCTCACTCTTTTTGAGTGACACACAGCTGTCGCCACAAAATTTAGAATAAGGCACTGCCAGTCCTGAATCAGTAAGCACACAGTGCTGCATCCAGAAGAGTCCCAAAGAAATTCACATCAAGCttttttgcaaaatgcaggggaagagggaagggaGTGAAAAACTTCATAAGGGAGATGGAAAATAAAGGGTACTTGCACCAGATTTAAGTGCT is part of the Anomalospiza imberbis isolate Cuckoo-Finch-1a 21T00152 chromosome 20, ASM3175350v1, whole genome shotgun sequence genome and harbors:
- the LOC137485725 gene encoding phosphatidylinositol transfer protein alpha isoform-like isoform X3, with translation MVLIKEYRVILPVSVEEYQVGQLYSVAEASKNETGGGEGVEVLVNEPYERDGERGQYTHKIYHLQSKVPTFVRMLAPEGALNIHEKAWNAYPYCRTEPETR
- the LOC137485725 gene encoding phosphatidylinositol transfer protein alpha isoform-like isoform X1, which codes for MVLIKEYRVILPVSVEEYQVGQLYSVAEASKNETGGGEGVEVLVNEPYERDGERGQYTHKIYHLQSKVPTFVRMLAPEGALNIHEKAWNAYPYCRTGVVSIYLLKLPDTVFNHYSFSGFHCCKRKI
- the LOC137485725 gene encoding phosphatidylinositol transfer protein alpha isoform-like isoform X2 encodes the protein MVLIKEYRVILPVSVEEYQVGQLYSVAEASKNETGGGEGVEVLVNEPYERDGERGQYTHKIYHLQSKVPTFVRMLAPEGALNIHEKAWNAYPYCRTGSDVSEG